Part of the Flavobacterium alkalisoli genome is shown below.
CCGTAACGGTCAAAGATGTACACCTTAGCATCAGGCTGGTTCAACCCTATGATGTTCCAGGTATCGTGGTAACCGTCACCGTTAGGGGTGAAGTAATGCGGGTAGTCCACAAGGCTTACGCCCTCTATGGCAATCTCATCACACGCAAACTCCGTGCTAACATCCCTTACATAGACCGTATGGGTGCCTGCAGGTACATCGGTAAACACATTGCTGCTCTGCCACATGCCGTCCTCATCAAGCTTGTACTCGTATTCTCCATATCCTTCAACAAACACCGTGATAACCTGGTTGTCGCTGAAGTAGTTGGTCACCTCATAACCAACACCAACAGGGCTGGCAGGGCCGCTCTTCTGAACCTGGAAGGCTGCTGAGATATCAGAGATACAGTTCAGTGGTGCAGGGCCTGTTACCTCTACAGTATAGTTACCCTCGGCTATCGCCTCATAGGTAGGAGATGCCGGGTCATAATCGGTCAGTTCCACTCCGTCAAGATACCACACAAAGCTGTAGCCCATACCATTCGGGATGCCGCTGTCCAGGGTTACTGTCCTTAACACATCGTCGGTAGTGTAGTCCACACAGATGGTATCACTGCCGTCCACCGAGGTGATCACAGGCTCAGGCAATCTTTCCACTATAAGGGTGATCTCCGTGATGTCATGGCAACCGCTGATGGTCGAGGTGTTGGTCACCCTTGCATAGATGGTCATAACATCGGCAGTGGTGTTCACATACACCGTAGGGTCCGCTATAGGGTTGGTTGCATTATCTGCATCCTCAAAGCTCTCATAGTAGGCAACACTGTAGTCCGCAGGGTCCTGCGCTCCCAGTATCTCCGCATCGAAGACACTAAGGTCAAAGGCATGCATACCGTCGTTTGTACCGTCATCATCACAGGTAGACAGCGATGGGTCGGCAGGGGCGTTGGCTACTGCGGCCTCCTCCACCAGGAGCTGCATCGGTGCGGTGGTGGTACAGCCGCTCTCTATGTGCTGTACCCATACAAGGATATCCTGTGGCGTGCTTATGTTGTTGTACTGGTTCGGCAGTGCTGTGCCCGCATCAAGGGCTGCCTGATCAAAGTAGAACCTTACAAGGTAATCGTTCGGGTCGGCATCCTCTCCCAGTATCTCAGGGATGTGGCTGCTTAGTATAAAGGTGGCAAAACCATCGGTGTTCTGCTCACAGATCGCATAGGCAGGAATCGCCCCGTTCTCGCCCAATGCAGGCAGCGGGTTAACGATAAGCTCAAGCTCAACGATCTGGTAACATACAGCATCATTCGGGTTGCCCGTGTTGGCCTCTACCCTTACATAGATGGTAGCCGTACCGCTTACAAACTGCGTAGGGTCCGCTATGGCGTTTATATCCTGGTCCGCATCATCATAAGTAAGGTGGTAGCTTAAGATAAGGTTCGGCTCGTTGTCCATGATATCTGCTGCTGCCTGGGTAAGGTCAAACTCCTCCTGGCCGTCCCCCGCATTGTTGTCATCACATAACACAAGGGCATCAGGGGTCGTATTCGGTGTAGGTAACGGAAGTACCTTTATGGTCATGGTAGTGTAGCTCTTACACCCTGCAAGGGTGATAACCTCTACCGTTAATGTCATCGGGTTGGAGGTGTTCACATAAGCAGTAGGGTCGGCAATCGGTGTGGTTGCCCCCGGCTCATAGTAGTTAACCGTGTAGCCAAGGCCTACCCCGAATGGGCCCAGTATCGTGTTCTCCATTACCGTAAGGTCAAACTCCGTGGTCATATCATTCGGCAGGGCCTCGTTACATACGCTAAGTACAGGCGGACGTGTTAAGGCAAGCGGGATATTGATATGGATGGTGAAGCTCTCGATGCTGTAGCAGCCCGTGGCAACATCCTCAATCCTTACATAGATAACCTCTCCGTCCTGGGCCGTGTAGCCCGCAGCGTTGGTAATCCTCGGTGCGCCGTTCTGGGCTGCCGTAAGGTTATTGAAGTAATGGATGATATAATCCGACGGGTCCGCATTGCCTAAGTGCTCCAGTATGTAGCTGTCCTGAACCGTAAGGTCCACGGCTGCC
Proteins encoded:
- a CDS encoding T9SS type B sorting domain-containing protein, whose translation is MAAVDLTVQDSYILEHLGNADPSDYIIHYFNNLTAAQNGAPRITNAAGYTAQDGEVIYVRIEDVATGCYSIESFTIHINIPLALTRPPVLSVCNEALPNDMTTEFDLTVMENTILGPFGVGLGYTVNYYEPGATTPIADPTAYVNTSNPMTLTVEVITLAGCKSYTTMTIKVLPLPTPNTTPDALVLCDDNNAGDGQEEFDLTQAAADIMDNEPNLILSYHLTYDDADQDINAIADPTQFVSGTATIYVRVEANTGNPNDAVCYQIVELELIVNPLPALGENGAIPAYAICEQNTDGFATFILSSHIPEILGEDADPNDYLVRFYFDQAALDAGTALPNQYNNISTPQDILVWVQHIESGCTTTAPMQLLVEEAAVANAPADPSLSTCDDDGTNDGMHAFDLSVFDAEILGAQDPADYSVAYYESFEDADNATNPIADPTVYVNTTADVMTIYARVTNTSTISGCHDITEITLIVERLPEPVITSVDGSDTICVDYTTDDVLRTVTLDSGIPNGMGYSFVWYLDGVELTDYDPASPTYEAIAEGNYTVEVTGPAPLNCISDISAAFQVQKSGPASPVGVGYEVTNYFSDNQVITVFVEGYGEYEYKLDEDGMWQSSNVFTDVPAGTHTVYVRDVSTEFACDEIAIEGVSLVDYPHYFTPNGDGYHDTWNIIGLNQPDAKVYIFDRYGKLIKQISATEESEGWDGTYNGTPLPATDYWFTVTYRETVNGQPVVKEFKAHFSLKR